From one Oligoflexus sp. genomic stretch:
- a CDS encoding ABC transporter ATP-binding protein, with amino-acid sequence MLICEQLSKDYGGFQAVKKLTLKVERGEIFGFLGLNGAGKTSTIKMLMGLLVPSSGHATIDGLDTQRDHVAVKSRVGYLPDHPHFLDYLRGRELLTFVGEMHGLPPLEAEHRARYWLRHLGLEDAQEDFASNYSTGMKKRLGLACALIREPKLLILDEPTNGLDPRSAVHVRDLILDFAASGRTVLLSTHLLDLAERICHRLGVLHHGQLVAVGTRDELAPDGSLEDKFLSLTADRP; translated from the coding sequence GTGCTGATCTGTGAGCAATTATCCAAAGATTACGGTGGCTTCCAGGCCGTCAAAAAATTGACGCTGAAGGTGGAGCGCGGAGAAATTTTCGGTTTTCTCGGCCTCAACGGCGCTGGCAAGACCAGCACGATCAAGATGCTGATGGGCCTTTTAGTTCCTTCCTCCGGTCATGCCACGATTGACGGGCTTGATACGCAGCGCGATCATGTGGCTGTCAAAAGTCGCGTCGGTTATCTGCCGGATCATCCGCATTTTCTGGATTATCTGCGCGGACGCGAACTCCTGACCTTCGTCGGCGAGATGCATGGGCTGCCTCCGCTCGAAGCGGAGCATCGGGCCCGCTATTGGCTGCGGCATTTAGGTTTGGAGGATGCGCAGGAGGACTTTGCCAGCAATTATTCCACGGGTATGAAAAAGCGTTTGGGACTTGCCTGCGCTCTGATTCGTGAGCCCAAGCTTCTGATCCTGGATGAACCCACCAATGGATTGGATCCTCGATCCGCGGTTCATGTCAGGGATTTGATCCTGGATTTCGCGGCCAGTGGACGCACGGTTTTGCTGTCGACGCATCTTTTGGATTTGGCGGAACGCATCTGTCATCGACTCGGTGTTCTGCATCACGGTCAGCTGGTGGCGGTGGGAACGCGGGATGAACTCGCGCCGGATGGAAGTCTGGAAGATAAATTCTTATCCCTGACAGCGGATCGACCATGA
- a CDS encoding diguanylate cyclase domain-containing protein, whose protein sequence is MSIVVIDPNRHELEQCAAMLGRWGYNQTILCASLEEAQDVLGLGEQALRTIFGLELIVIDISHGDAFAQFVDRIRSMLFYQDIPILATSDGSRAEKMPLAFAFGATDFVSKPIEEFELRARVRSCLRLKHEIDRRKAREKELLEATHQLSDLNQILAKMSLLDSLTAIPNRRCFDESLEQEWKRAFRNGGNLALILCDIDYFKQYNDTYGHQRGDHCLQKVAQAVKSALKRPGDLVARYGGEEFAIVLPHTTALQAANICNNIRSAIRELGIEHSASQVSPFVTLSMGVASTEPSVTKMSTEMLLSLSDAALYVAKQQGRDQFQIARDQSQDKTA, encoded by the coding sequence ATGTCGATTGTTGTCATTGATCCGAACCGCCATGAACTGGAACAGTGTGCCGCGATGCTCGGCCGTTGGGGATACAATCAGACCATACTCTGTGCCAGCCTGGAAGAAGCCCAGGATGTTCTGGGTCTTGGCGAGCAAGCCCTGCGCACCATCTTCGGCCTTGAGCTGATCGTCATCGACATCTCCCATGGCGATGCCTTTGCGCAATTCGTCGATCGCATCCGCAGTATGCTTTTCTATCAGGATATTCCGATCCTCGCGACCTCCGATGGTTCGCGGGCCGAAAAAATGCCCCTGGCCTTTGCGTTTGGCGCGACGGATTTCGTCAGCAAGCCGATCGAGGAATTCGAACTCCGGGCTCGCGTCCGCTCCTGCTTGCGACTCAAGCATGAGATAGATCGTCGAAAAGCCCGCGAGAAGGAACTCCTGGAGGCCACGCATCAGCTTTCTGATCTGAATCAAATCCTGGCGAAGATGTCTTTACTGGACAGCCTGACGGCGATTCCGAATCGTCGCTGCTTTGATGAAAGTTTAGAGCAGGAGTGGAAGCGGGCGTTCCGCAATGGTGGGAATCTGGCTTTGATACTCTGCGACATCGACTATTTCAAACAGTATAACGACACCTATGGCCATCAGCGCGGTGATCACTGCCTGCAGAAAGTGGCGCAAGCGGTAAAATCCGCCCTGAAACGTCCAGGTGACCTTGTCGCACGTTACGGGGGCGAGGAATTTGCCATCGTTCTTCCCCACACCACCGCACTGCAGGCTGCCAACATTTGCAATAACATCCGCTCAGCCATCCGCGAGCTGGGCATCGAACATTCCGCGTCGCAGGTCAGTCCCTTCGTGACCCTGAGCATGGGCGTGGCCTCAACCGAGCCCTCGGTCACCAAGATGAGCACGGAAATGCTCCTGTCCCTTTCTGATGCCGCGCTTTACGTCGCGAAGCAGCAGGGGCGCGATCAATTCCAGATCGCGCGGGACCAGTCGCAGGATAAGACGGCTTAA